One stretch of Manis pentadactyla isolate mManPen7 chromosome 10, mManPen7.hap1, whole genome shotgun sequence DNA includes these proteins:
- the ANKRD61 gene encoding ankyrin repeat domain-containing protein 61 isoform X1 — translation MQTQSIMPIHLAAKYCKAQSLLCLLEHGADPEIRDSRGLTTLHLMLLHWPISSTMWTKLGNRTQRTLTNTQKDAVRCLLILCEHGAHVNARVDDSNKYSPLHLAVAHGTSPVLSILAQKGAQVNATNESSMTPLHMAAELLNQEMTEMLIACGANVNCAVSCTGSTALKLAVCTASSKAGRLLAAGVSCIHSLLTHGATVNAQDHEGQTAIHEACFGGREAIINLLLEYEANVNILTRNGESPIYMYLQHSSNLRDRVLLTKLLYCSYPLRLTNNQGALPAGIMLPEFHLLRETLIKLSQKLLSLEDICKRVISNIYGEKHKHHLKQLLPVKMWNSIYCHDSAYLLK, via the exons ATG CAGACACAGTCCATCATGCCCATTCATCTGGCTGCCAAATACTGCAAGGCACAAAGCCTGCTTTGTTTATTAGAACATGGTGCTGACCCAGAAATAAG ggattcaaggggCCTTACCACCCTTCACCTGATGCTACTGCACTGGCCCATCAGTTCTACCATGTGGACAAAGCTGGGGAACAGAACCCAAAGGACTCTGACAAACACTCAGAAAGACGCGGTCAGgtgcctcctcattttgtgtgAGCACGGAGCTCACGTGAACGCTCGGGTGGACGACAGTAACAAATATTCGCCCCTCCACCTGGCCGTAGCACACGGAACCTCTCCGGTGCTCTCCATTCTAGCCCAGAAGGGTGCCCAGGTCAATGCCACAAATGAATCCAGCATGACGCCCCTCCACATGGCTGCAGAGCTACTGAACCAGGAGATGACGGAAATGCTAATTGCCTGCGGAGCAAACGTTAACTGCGCTGTCTCTTGTACGGGGAGCACGGCCCTGAAGCTGGCGGTGTGCACCGCATCCAGCAAAGCAGGCCGACTGCTGGCAGCGGGGGTGAGCTGCATCCATTCGCTGCTGACTCACGGAGCCACAGTAAATGCCCAGGACCATGAAGGTCAAACAGCTATCCACGAGGCTTGTTTTGGAGGCAGAGAGGCAATAATAAATCTCTTGCTCGAATATGAAGCAAATGTTAACATATTAACAAGAAACGGGGAATCTCCGATATATATGTACCTCCAGCACAGTTCCAATTTAAGAGACAGGGTACTTCTTACCAAACTACTCTATTGCTCTTATCCTCTGAGACTGACCAATAACCAAGGGGCTCTACCTGCAGGAATCATGCTACCAGAATTCCACCTGTTAAGGGAAACCCTCATAAAGTTATCTCAAAAACTATTATCCCTAGAGGATATCTGTAAAAGAGTCATCAGTAATATTTATGGTGAGAAACACAAACATCACTTGAAGCAACTTCTCCCAGTGAAGATGTGGAATTCCATATACTGTCATGACTCAGCTTACCTCCTGAAATAG
- the AIMP2 gene encoding aminoacyl tRNA synthase complex-interacting multifunctional protein 2 isoform X2 has product MPMYQEESDPSLQALESHQDDILKRLYELKAAVDGLSKMIQTPDADLDVTNIIQADEPPALSTSALDLNSVLGKDYGALKDIVINANPASPPLSLLVLHRLLCDRFRVLSAVHTHSAIKSVPENLLKCFGEQTKTRPRHEYQLGFTLIWKNVPKTQMKFSIQTMCPIEGEGNIARFLFSLFGQKHNAVNLTLIDSWVDTAVFQLREGGSKEKAAVFHSMNSALRKSPWLVGNELTAADVVLWSVLQQTGGCSEMVPASVQKWLRACKNLAPFSTALRLLK; this is encoded by the exons GAAGAGTCTGACCCATCTCTTCAAGCTCTCGAGTCCCACCAAGATGACATTTTAAAACGTCTGTATGAGTTGAAAGCTGCAGTTGATGGGCTGTCCAAGATGATCCAGACGCCAGATGCAGACTTGGATGTAACCAACATAATCCAGGCTGATGAGCCCCCTGCTCTGTCGACCAGTGCATTGGACTTAAATTCTGTGCTTGGAAAG GACTATGGGGCCCTGAAAGACATCGTGATCAACGCAAACcccgcctccccacccctctccctgcTGGTGCTGCACAGGCTGCTCTGTGACCGATTCCGGGTCCTGTCTGCCGTTCACACGCATTCAGCCATCAAGAGCGTGCCAGAAAACCTCCTCAAGTGCTTTGGCGAGCAGACCAAAACACGGCCTCGTCATGAGTATCAGCTGGGTTTTACTCTGATTTGGAAGAATG TGCCAAAGACCCAGATGAAGTTCAGCATCCAAACGATGTGTCCCATCGAAGGAGAAGGCAACATTGCccgttttttgttctctctgtttgGCCAGAAGCATAATGCTGTAAATTTAACCCTCATAGATAGCTGGGTAGACACAGCAGTTTTTCAGCTAAGAGAGGGAGGCAGTAAAGAAAAGGCCGCTGTGTTCCACTCAATGAACTCTGCTCTCAGGAAGAGCCCCTGGCTCGTGGGGAACGAACTCACTGCGGCCGATGTCGTGCTGTGGTCTGTGCTCCAGCAGACGGGCGGCTGCAGTGAGATGGTGCCGGCCAGTGTGCAGAAGTGGCTGAGGGCCTGCAAGAACCTGGCCCCTTTCAGCACTGCCCTCAGACTCCTTAAGTGA
- the ANKRD61 gene encoding ankyrin repeat domain-containing protein 61 isoform X2, with protein MGNITKRGSRELEGDGAPSLVEGPRTELHTELYAAIMREDCTAIQVLLSSHPINQPVTILANSTSHRFLSTQTQSIMPIHLAAKYCKAQSLLCLLEHGADPEIRDSRGLTTLHLMLLHWPISSTMWTKLGNRTQRTLTNTQKDAVRCLLILCEHGAHVNARVDDSNKYSPLHLAVAHGTSPVLSILAQKGAQVNATNESSMTPLHMAAELLNQEMTEMLIACGANVNCAVSCTGSTALKLAVCTASSKAGRLLAAGVSCIHSLLTHGATVNAQDHEGQTAIHEACFGGREAIINLLLEYEANVNILTRNGESPIYMYLQHSSNLRDRVLLTKLLYCSYPLRLTNNQGALPAGIMLPEFHLLRETLIKLSQKLLSLEDICKRVISNIYGEKHKHHLKQLLPVKMWNSIYCHDSAYLLK; from the exons ATGGGAAACATAACCAAGAGAGGCAGCAGGGAACTAGAGGGGGATGGTGCTCCGTCCCTGGTGGAAGGCCCACGCACAGAGCTGCACACTGAGCTCTATGCAGCCATCATGAGGGAAGACTGCACCGCGATCCAGGTGCTCCTGAGCAGCCACCCCATCAACCAGCCTGTGACTATTCTAGCCAACTCCACCAGCCACAGATTCCTATCGACCCAG ACACAGTCCATCATGCCCATTCATCTGGCTGCCAAATACTGCAAGGCACAAAGCCTGCTTTGTTTATTAGAACATGGTGCTGACCCAGAAATAAG ggattcaaggggCCTTACCACCCTTCACCTGATGCTACTGCACTGGCCCATCAGTTCTACCATGTGGACAAAGCTGGGGAACAGAACCCAAAGGACTCTGACAAACACTCAGAAAGACGCGGTCAGgtgcctcctcattttgtgtgAGCACGGAGCTCACGTGAACGCTCGGGTGGACGACAGTAACAAATATTCGCCCCTCCACCTGGCCGTAGCACACGGAACCTCTCCGGTGCTCTCCATTCTAGCCCAGAAGGGTGCCCAGGTCAATGCCACAAATGAATCCAGCATGACGCCCCTCCACATGGCTGCAGAGCTACTGAACCAGGAGATGACGGAAATGCTAATTGCCTGCGGAGCAAACGTTAACTGCGCTGTCTCTTGTACGGGGAGCACGGCCCTGAAGCTGGCGGTGTGCACCGCATCCAGCAAAGCAGGCCGACTGCTGGCAGCGGGGGTGAGCTGCATCCATTCGCTGCTGACTCACGGAGCCACAGTAAATGCCCAGGACCATGAAGGTCAAACAGCTATCCACGAGGCTTGTTTTGGAGGCAGAGAGGCAATAATAAATCTCTTGCTCGAATATGAAGCAAATGTTAACATATTAACAAGAAACGGGGAATCTCCGATATATATGTACCTCCAGCACAGTTCCAATTTAAGAGACAGGGTACTTCTTACCAAACTACTCTATTGCTCTTATCCTCTGAGACTGACCAATAACCAAGGGGCTCTACCTGCAGGAATCATGCTACCAGAATTCCACCTGTTAAGGGAAACCCTCATAAAGTTATCTCAAAAACTATTATCCCTAGAGGATATCTGTAAAAGAGTCATCAGTAATATTTATGGTGAGAAACACAAACATCACTTGAAGCAACTTCTCCCAGTGAAGATGTGGAATTCCATATACTGTCATGACTCAGCTTACCTCCTGAAATAG
- the EIF2AK1 gene encoding eukaryotic translation initiation factor 2-alpha kinase 1: MLGGTSRAREREAEGAAAGPLPAPPAIDFPAGSSDPKYDESDVPAELQVLKGPLQQPTFPFAVANQLLLVSLLEHLSHVHEPNPLHSRQVFKLLCQTFTKMGLLSSFTCSDEFSSLRLHHNRAITHLMRSAKERVRQDPCEDNSHIQKIRSREVAFEAQTSRYLNEFEELAILGKGGYGRVYRVRNKLDGQYYAIKKILIKGATKTDCMKVLREVKVLAGFQHPNIVGYHTAWIEHVHVTQSQGDKIPTQLPSLEVISVQDDDRGEYDVKNDASNSSSIIFAEVTSEKEKSLGESGIENQNNRLVNYTTNIVTRDANELESSILLQENGLADLSSRAVVEHQLPFRRDSDLEENFTSTEDSSEENINPWGQAEVQYHLMLHIQMQLCELSLWDWITERNWRGQEAVDESACPYVMASVATKIFQELVQGVFYIHSMGIVHRDLKPRNIFLHGPDHQVKIGDFGLACTDIIQKNTDWTNRNEKRAPAHTSRVGTCLYASPEQLEGSEYDAKSDMYSLGVILLELFQPFGTEMERAQVLTGLRTGQIPESLSKRCPVQAKYIQYLTIRNSSQRPSAIQLLQSELFQNSGNVNLTLQMKILEQEKEIEELKKQLSLLSQDRGVKDDIQDGVPG; encoded by the exons ATGCTAGGGGGCACCTCCCGTGCTCGAGAGCGGGAGGCGGAGGGCGCCGCGGCTGGGCCTTTGCCGGCGCCGCCTGCCATCGACTTCCCGGCCGGTAGCTCGGATCCCAAGTATGACG AATCTGATGTTCCAGCAGAACTCCAGGTGTTAAAAGGACCCCTGCAGCAGCCGACATTCCCTTTTGCTGTTGCAAACCAACTACTGCTCGTTTCTCTGCTGGAACACTTGAGCCATGTGCATGAGCCAAACCCACTTCATTCAAGACAAGTGTTTAAAT TACTTTGTCAGACCTTTACCAAAATGGGCCTGCTGTCTTCATTCACGTGTAGTGATGAGTTTAGCTCGCTGAGGCTGCATCACAATAGAGCCATCACTCATTTAATGAGGTCAGCTAAGGAGAGAGTTCGCCAG GATCCTTGTGAGGATAATTCTCATATCCAAAAGATCAG ATCAAGGGAAGTAGCCTTTGAAGCGCAAACTTCACGTTACTTAAATGAATTTGAAGAGCTTGCCATCTTAGGAAAAGGCGGATATGGAAGAGTGTACAGG GTCAGGAATAAATTAGATGGTCAGTattatgcaattaaaaaaatcctGATTAAGGGTGCAACTAAAACGGATTGCATGAAG GTGCTACGGGAAGTGAAGGTGCTGGCGGGGTTTCAGCACCCGAATATTGTAGGCTATCACACTGCTTGGATAGAACATGTTCATGTGACCCAAAGCCAAG gaGATAAAATTCCTACTCAGTTGCCATCTCTGGAAGTGATATCTGTCCAGGATGATGACAG aggtGAATACGATGTTAAAAATGATGCAAGTAACAGTTCATCCATTATCTTTGCTGAGGTCACCTccgaaaaagaaaaatccttaggAGAATCTGGCATTGAAAACCAGAATAACCGACTGGTGAACTACACCACCAATATAGTCACAAGGGACGCCAATGAACTCGAATCATCCATTTTGCTCCAAGAAAATGGCTTGGCTGATTTGTCTTCCAGAGCAGTTGTTGAGCATCAGCTCCCATTTAGGCGTGATTCAGACTTAGAAGAGAATTTCACATCCACTGAGGACtcttcagaagaaaacataaacccATGGGGGCAGGCAGAG GTGCAGTACCACCTGATGCTGCACATCCAGATGCAGCTGTGTGAACTCTCGCTGTGGGACTGGATCACGGAGAGAAACTGGCGGGGCCAGGAGGCTGTGGATGAGTCTGCAT gTCCTTATGTTATGGCCAGTGTTGCGACAAAAATTTTTCAAGAATTGGTGCAGGGTGTATTTTACATACATAGCATGGGAATTGTACACAGAGATCTGAAG cccagaaatatttttcttcatggcCCTGATCATCAAGTCAAAATAGGAGACTTTGGTCTGGCCTGCACAGACATCATACAAAAGAACACAGACTGGACCAATAGGAACGAGAAGA gagcaccagcacataCCTCCAGAGTGGGTACTTGTCTGTACGCCTCACCTGAACAGTTGGAAGGATCCGAGTATGACGCCAAG TCAGATATGTACAGCTTGGGCGTGATTCTGCTGGAGCTCTTTCAGCCATTTGGAACTGAGATGGAGCGAGCACAGGTTTTAACAGGTTTAAGAACTGGTCAGATACCTGAATCCCTCAGTAAAAGGTGTCCTGTACAAGCCAAGTATATCCAGTACTTAACTATAAGGAACTCATCTCAGAGACCGTCTGCCATTCAGCTGCTGCAAAGTGAACTTTTCCAAAATTCtggaaat GTTAATCTCACTCTACAGATGAAGATACtagagcaagaaaaagaaattgaagaactaAAGAAGCAGCTAAGCCTCCTTTCTCAGGACAGAGGGGTTAAGGATGACATACAAGATGGTGTGCCTGGCTAG